The proteins below are encoded in one region of Candidatus Binatia bacterium:
- a CDS encoding ABC transporter substrate-binding protein, translating into MKIKRALGFTVSLLFFLLPVPPANAQTKKLNLSYTATSPYQAVVIIAQQAGLFRKNGLEVSLIFVAGGSLGIQAMVGGDVPMTQADGSASVAASLAGVDVVMIASFLNTFPYSLVSLPEIKTVEQLKGGKIAISRFGSATDLSVRMALARVGLNPEKDATLLQIGAQTARVAGLQSKAVQATIITPPFTLTARKQGYNVLIDMAQLNIPYQLTALVTSRAYVKSQPDVVMAVMKSAVEGIHFYKTQKEPSIKILSKYLQTTDREALEETYREVSLKVVPEKPYPTLPGIQTILDELGTKNSKVKNARPEDFVDMSFVKKLDDEKFFDRLYKR; encoded by the coding sequence AAAATAAAGCGCGCGCTCGGCTTTACGGTTTCTCTATTATTTTTTCTGTTGCCGGTTCCGCCGGCCAACGCGCAGACGAAGAAACTCAATCTCTCCTACACCGCCACCAGTCCTTATCAAGCCGTCGTCATCATCGCCCAGCAAGCGGGACTCTTCCGCAAGAACGGCCTCGAGGTATCGCTTATCTTCGTGGCCGGCGGCTCGCTCGGAATTCAAGCCATGGTCGGAGGGGACGTGCCGATGACCCAGGCGGACGGCTCGGCTTCCGTCGCCGCCAGCCTCGCTGGAGTGGACGTGGTGATGATTGCGAGTTTTCTCAATACCTTTCCCTACAGCCTCGTGTCCCTCCCGGAAATAAAAACCGTCGAGCAGCTCAAGGGAGGAAAAATCGCCATCAGCCGCTTCGGCAGCGCCACCGACCTCAGCGTGCGTATGGCGTTGGCCAGAGTCGGCCTGAATCCCGAAAAGGACGCCACGCTGCTGCAAATCGGCGCTCAGACCGCGCGCGTGGCGGGGTTGCAATCAAAAGCCGTGCAGGCAACGATCATCACGCCGCCCTTCACGTTGACCGCGCGCAAACAAGGCTACAATGTGCTGATCGACATGGCCCAGCTCAACATCCCCTATCAGCTTACGGCGCTGGTGACTTCAAGAGCCTATGTCAAATCGCAACCGGACGTCGTCATGGCGGTGATGAAATCCGCGGTCGAGGGGATTCATTTCTACAAGACGCAAAAAGAGCCGAGCATCAAGATTTTGAGCAAATATCTTCAGACCACGGACCGAGAGGCGCTGGAGGAGACCTATCGCGAAGTCAGTCTGAAGGTTGTGCCGGAAAAACCTTATCCGACGCTACCCGGCATTCAGACGATTCTGGACGAGCTTGGAACGAAAAATTCCAAG